Proteins found in one Candidatus Nanoarchaeia archaeon genomic segment:
- a CDS encoding Hsp20/alpha crystallin family protein produces MRFDPFEEIARMHEEMDRVFARMFKSHKSKELQWSSFRSPVSDLKETEKGIVASIELPGVDKDGIELNVTDTSIEVKAENRIEKKHEKEGFSSYENRMSKFYRRIPLPSEIDASQAKASFKNGILRIEAPKLKELEHKRKRVQIE; encoded by the coding sequence ATGAGATTTGACCCATTTGAGGAGATAGCAAGGATGCATGAAGAGATGGACAGGGTATTTGCAAGGATGTTTAAGAGCCATAAGAGCAAGGAATTGCAATGGAGCAGCTTCAGGTCTCCTGTGTCTGATCTGAAGGAGACAGAAAAAGGCATTGTAGCTTCGATTGAGCTGCCAGGGGTCGATAAAGACGGCATTGAGCTCAATGTGACTGATACCAGCATAGAGGTTAAGGCTGAAAACAGGATAGAGAAGAAGCATGAGAAAGAAGGCTTCTCAAGCTACGAAAACAGGATGTCCAAATTCTATAGGAGGATCCCACTCCCGAGTGAGATCGATGCAAGCCAGGCAAAGGCATCCTTCAAAAATGGCATACTCAGGATCGAGGCTCCGAAGTTAAAGGAACTTGAGCACAAAAGAAAAAGGGTTCAGATCGAGTGA